The proteins below come from a single Natrinema sp. SYSU A 869 genomic window:
- a CDS encoding Gfo/Idh/MocA family oxidoreductase, producing MSTDHRANATTEEPIRAGVIGVGSMGENHARVYGELPTVELAGVTDHDDGIAERVAERYETDPVDLETLCERCDLVTVAVPTHAHYETVSTCLEAGVHVLVEKPISKTVEQGYTLAEQAREAGLVLQVGHIERFNPAVQTVEELIDDLDVISVEAERLGPPIDRTAPGNVIFDLMVHDVDIVGSLLDDRPHSVAAMGVNDGRYATATIEYDDAIATVTASRVTQKKVRKLTVTARECLVEVDYLEQSVLIHRDSYPEYLTDDGQSRYRHESVVERPRVDSGEPLRNELESFVEAVRTGAEPEVTAEDGIAALETVQLIDRLATGPSEETDDEPPQEREVEV from the coding sequence ATGAGTACGGACCACCGAGCGAACGCGACGACCGAGGAACCGATCCGGGCCGGCGTCATCGGCGTCGGCTCCATGGGCGAGAACCACGCACGCGTCTACGGTGAACTGCCGACCGTCGAACTCGCCGGCGTCACCGACCACGACGACGGGATCGCCGAGCGAGTCGCCGAGCGATACGAGACCGATCCGGTTGATCTCGAGACGCTGTGCGAGCGCTGTGACCTCGTGACGGTCGCCGTCCCGACCCACGCCCACTACGAGACGGTCTCGACCTGTCTCGAGGCGGGCGTCCACGTGCTGGTCGAGAAGCCGATTTCGAAGACCGTCGAGCAGGGCTACACGCTGGCCGAGCAGGCCCGCGAGGCAGGGCTTGTTTTGCAGGTCGGCCACATCGAGCGGTTCAACCCGGCGGTACAGACCGTCGAAGAGCTGATCGACGATCTCGACGTGATCAGCGTCGAGGCCGAGCGGCTCGGCCCGCCGATCGATCGGACGGCGCCGGGCAACGTCATCTTTGACCTAATGGTCCACGACGTCGACATCGTCGGCTCGCTGCTTGACGACCGACCCCACTCGGTCGCTGCGATGGGGGTCAACGACGGCCGGTACGCGACCGCGACGATCGAGTACGACGACGCGATCGCGACGGTGACGGCGAGCCGCGTCACCCAGAAGAAAGTGCGAAAGCTCACCGTCACCGCTCGAGAGTGTCTCGTCGAGGTCGACTACCTCGAGCAGTCGGTATTGATCCACCGCGATTCCTATCCCGAGTATCTCACAGACGATGGCCAGTCCCGATACCGCCACGAGAGCGTCGTCGAGCGGCCCCGTGTCGACAGCGGTGAACCGCTCCGCAACGAACTCGAGTCGTTCGTTGAGGCCGTTCGAACCGGGGCGGAGCCGGAAGTCACCGCCGAAGACGGGATCGCGGCCCTCGAGACGGTCCAGTTGATCGATCGGCTCGCAACGGGGCCGTCGGAGGAAACGGACGACGAACCGCCACAGGAGCGGGAGGTCGAGGTCTGA
- a CDS encoding DegT/DnrJ/EryC1/StrS family aminotransferase — translation MTDTETNPESDRSIEAATSTGTGAETAGAETELDRDDASTPVPIADPELSTDAIEHVESVLEDGRLADGPEVRAFEEEFAGYCGTDEAVATANGTTALHAALEAIGIEEGDAVITSPFSFVASANAIRLAGGNPVFADIDPETYTLDPADVERVLGERDDIVGILPVHLYGLPADMPALCELADEHDLFVVEDACQAHGAKVDGRRVGEFGDAACFSFYPTKNMTTGEGGMIVTDRDDIATRTASYVNHGRDVSGTGGYEHVNLGHNYRMTSVAAAIGRVQLERLSEFNRDRRETAAYYDDRLADLSLETPTEPTNSRHVYHQYTVRTDERDALESTLAEREVGTGIYYETPIHRQPAYETVSAAAASLPQAERAADEVLSLPVHPGLTERDRRTVVEAVRDHFATQ, via the coding sequence ATGACTGACACCGAAACGAACCCCGAGTCCGACCGGAGTATCGAGGCCGCCACCAGCACCGGTACGGGGGCCGAGACGGCGGGCGCTGAGACCGAACTCGACCGCGACGACGCGTCGACGCCGGTTCCGATCGCCGATCCTGAGCTCAGTACCGACGCCATCGAGCACGTCGAGTCGGTTCTCGAGGACGGTCGGCTCGCCGATGGGCCGGAAGTGAGGGCCTTCGAAGAGGAATTTGCCGGCTACTGCGGGACGGATGAGGCGGTCGCAACCGCCAACGGGACGACCGCCCTCCACGCAGCGCTTGAGGCCATCGGGATCGAGGAGGGCGACGCGGTGATCACCTCGCCGTTTTCCTTCGTGGCGAGTGCGAACGCGATTCGACTGGCGGGGGGCAACCCCGTCTTCGCTGATATCGATCCCGAGACGTACACGCTGGACCCGGCCGACGTCGAACGTGTCCTCGGCGAGCGGGACGATATCGTCGGGATCCTCCCCGTTCACCTCTATGGTCTCCCAGCAGACATGCCGGCGCTGTGCGAGCTGGCGGACGAACATGACCTGTTCGTCGTCGAGGACGCCTGTCAGGCCCACGGGGCGAAGGTCGACGGCCGACGCGTCGGCGAGTTCGGCGACGCTGCGTGTTTCTCGTTTTACCCGACGAAGAACATGACCACCGGCGAGGGCGGAATGATCGTCACCGATCGCGACGATATCGCCACCCGCACGGCGAGCTACGTCAACCACGGCCGGGACGTGAGCGGGACCGGCGGCTACGAGCATGTCAATCTCGGCCATAACTACCGGATGACGAGCGTCGCGGCGGCGATCGGCCGCGTCCAACTCGAGCGGCTCTCGGAGTTCAACCGCGACAGGCGTGAAACCGCCGCCTACTACGACGATCGGCTCGCCGATCTGTCCCTCGAGACGCCGACGGAGCCGACGAACTCCCGGCACGTCTACCACCAGTATACGGTTCGGACCGACGAACGGGACGCCCTCGAGTCGACTCTCGCCGAGCGGGAGGTCGGGACCGGCATCTACTACGAGACGCCGATCCACCGCCAGCCGGCCTACGAGACGGTCAGCGCGGCCGCGGCGTCGCTGCCGCAGGCCGAACGAGCCGCCGACGAAGTCCTCTCCCTGCCCGTCCATCCCGGCCTGACCGAGCGCGACCGACGGACCGTCGTCGAAGCAGTGCGCGATCACTTTGCTACCCAATGA
- a CDS encoding acyltransferase, which produces MSEAVRDIVHGDCCTIDDDATVGYGEFDEPTRIGDDATIRAGSIVYGDVTIGDEFATGHDVLVREGTAIGDDVLVGTKTVIDGQTTIGSHVSLQTNVYVPTETSIGSNVFVGPGAVLTNDEYPIRTDDGLEGPTIEDGASVGANATLLPGVTIGENAFVAAGAIVTEDVPADSMAVGTPATVQELPDPLEGANQLA; this is translated from the coding sequence ATGAGCGAGGCAGTACGCGACATCGTTCACGGCGACTGCTGTACGATCGACGACGACGCGACGGTCGGCTACGGCGAGTTCGACGAGCCGACCAGAATCGGTGACGACGCGACGATCAGAGCTGGCTCGATCGTCTACGGCGACGTGACGATCGGCGACGAGTTCGCAACGGGCCACGACGTTCTGGTCCGCGAAGGGACGGCAATCGGCGACGACGTGCTCGTCGGGACCAAAACGGTTATCGACGGGCAGACGACGATCGGCTCGCACGTCAGCCTCCAGACGAACGTCTACGTCCCGACCGAGACGTCGATCGGCAGCAACGTCTTCGTTGGCCCGGGAGCCGTGCTGACCAACGACGAGTACCCCATCCGAACCGACGATGGTCTCGAGGGGCCGACGATCGAGGACGGCGCGTCGGTCGGCGCGAACGCGACGCTGTTGCCCGGCGTGACGATCGGCGAGAACGCCTTCGTCGCGGCTGGAGCCATCGTCACAGAGGACGTTCCGGCCGATAGTATGGCCGTCGGAACCCCAGCGACAGTTCAGGAGCTACCGGACCCGCTCGAGGGGGCGAACCAGCTCGCATGA